The Ahaetulla prasina isolate Xishuangbanna chromosome 3, ASM2864084v1, whole genome shotgun sequence genome window below encodes:
- the CRISPLD1 gene encoding cysteine-rich secretory protein LCCL domain-containing 1, translating into MNSEEWFRVTALLVIAQAVSTMVLPNATVFEDMLEKYMDEDGEWWIAKQRGKRAITDNDMQSILDIHNKLRGQVYPQASNMEYMTWDPELERSAQSWAETCLWEHGPASLLPSIGQNLGAHWGRYRPLTFHVQSWYDEVRDFTYPYAQECNPYCPYRCSGPVCTHYTQVVWATSNRVGCAVNLCHNMNVWGQIWPKAIYLVCNYSPKGNWWGHAPYKHGRSCSECPPSFGGSCRENLCYKEGSERHYFPEIETNEVERHQLHDQNTLQNQVQPQASPRDDSERNEVISKQQMSQIVSCELRLRDQCKGTTCNRYECPSGCLESSAKVVGSVYYDMQSSICRAAIHYGILDNDGGWVDVTRLGRRNYFIKSQRNGVQSVGKYQSANSFTVSKVTVQAITCETTVEQLCPFYRPATHCPRIHCPHNCMQANPHYARVIGTIIYSDLSSICRTAVHAGVIRNEGGFVDVMPVDKRRMYTASFQNGIFSESLRNPPGSKAFRVFAVV; encoded by the exons ATGAACAGTGAAGAATGGTTTAGAGTAACTGCTTTGCTAGTCATAGCTCAAGCAGTTTCTACTATGGTGCTTCCCAATGCAACAGTATTTGAGGACATGCTGGAAAAATACATGGATGAAGATGGTGAATGGTGGATTGCAaagcaaagaggaaaaagagCTATCACTGACAATGATATGCAAAGTATCTTGGATATTCATAATAAATTACGGGGTCAAGTTTATCCACAAGCTTCCAATATGGAATACATG ACATGGGATCCAGAGTTGGAAAGATCTGCTCAGTCCTGGGCTGAGACATGTCTTTGGGAACATGGACCTGCTAGTCTTCTTCCATCCATTGGTCAGAATTTGGGAGCACATTGGGGAAG gTATAGACCTCTAACATTTCATGTCCAATCATGGTATGATGAAGTGAGAGACTTTACTTATCCATATGCTCAAGAATGCAATCCTTATTGCCCCTATAGATGTTCTGGTCCTGTATGTACTCATTATACTCAG GTGGTATGGGCAACAAGTAACCGAGTAGGCTGTGCAGTCAACCTGTGTCATAATATGAATGTGTGGGGACAGATATGGCCAAAAGCAATTTACTTAGTTTGCAATTATTCACCCAA gGGCAATTGGTGGGGGCATGCGCCATATAAACACGGTCGTTCATGTTCTGAATGTCCCCCAAGTTTTGGGGGAAGCTGCAGAGAAAATCTTTGTTATAAAG AAGGTTCAGAAAGGCATTACTTTCCAGAGATAGAAACCAATGAAGTTGAACGACATCAGTTACATGATCAGAATACATTACAAAATCAGGTGCAACCACAAGCATCTCCCCGTGATGATAGTGAAAGAAATGAAGTCATAAGCAAACAACAGATGT CTCAAATTGTTTCCTGTGAACTACGGTTAAGGGACCAGTGCAAAGGAACAACATGTAATAG gTATGAATGTCCTTCTGGATGTTTGGAGAGCAGCGCCAAAGTTGTGGGAAGTGTCTATTATGACATG CAATCAAGCATTTGTAGAGCCGCAATACATTATGGTATCCTAGATAATGATGGTGGCTGGGTTGATGTTACCAGactaggaagaagaaattacTTCATAAAGTCCCAAAGAAATGGAGTCCAGTCAGTTgg GAAATATCAATCGGCTAATTCATTCACTGTCTCTAAAGTAACAG TACAAGCTATCACTTGTGAAACTACGGTAGAACAGTTATGTCCATTTTATAGGCCAGCCACACATTGCCCAAG GATCCACTGTCCTCACAATTGTATGCAGGCAAATCCACATTACGCCCGAGTGATTGGAACTATAATTTATTCTGAT CTGTCTAGTATCTGCCGAACAGCAGTACATGCTGGAGTAATTCGCAATGAAGGTGGCTTTGTTGATGTCATGCCAGTAGATAAGAGAAGAATGTACACTGCTTCATTTCAAAATGGCATTTTTTCAGAAAG tTTACGGAATCCTCCAGGGAGCAAAGCATTCAGAGTATTTGCAGTTGTTTGA